From the genome of Effusibacillus lacus, one region includes:
- a CDS encoding GNAT family N-acetyltransferase codes for MYRKEFYVFDKDRPVPALIRNYKESDFPGLLRIQQESFPPPFPSELWWNTEQLNNHVTLFPEGALCVEVNGEIAGSMTGLLVDFDPNHPEHTWEEITDNGYIRNHNPNGNTLYVVDIGVRPSYRKLGLGKWLMFSMYDVVIHKRLERLLGGGRMPGYHKKANEMTAEQYLEAVVKGELKDPVITFLLRCGRTPVKVVPNYLEDEESCNYGTLMEWKNPFFTSKS; via the coding sequence ATGTATCGAAAGGAGTTTTACGTTTTTGATAAGGACCGGCCTGTCCCGGCGTTGATCCGAAATTATAAAGAAAGTGACTTTCCCGGTTTACTTCGTATCCAACAGGAAAGTTTTCCTCCCCCATTCCCGTCTGAATTATGGTGGAACACGGAACAGCTGAATAACCATGTTACCTTGTTCCCGGAAGGAGCCTTATGTGTTGAGGTTAATGGTGAAATCGCGGGATCGATGACTGGCTTGCTTGTTGACTTTGACCCGAATCATCCCGAACACACATGGGAAGAAATCACGGATAACGGGTATATTCGCAACCACAATCCAAATGGGAATACGCTATATGTCGTTGATATCGGCGTGCGCCCCTCCTATCGAAAATTAGGATTGGGAAAATGGTTGATGTTTTCAATGTATGATGTTGTAATTCACAAAAGATTGGAACGATTGTTAGGCGGAGGAAGAATGCCTGGCTACCACAAGAAAGCGAATGAGATGACGGCGGAACAATACCTCGAAGCGGTAGTAAAAGGAGAACTGAAGGACCCTGTTATCACCTTCCTGCTGCGCTGTGGCCGTACTCCCGTTAAAGTGGTGCCTAACTATTTAGAGGATGAAGAATCGTGCAATTATGGGACACTTATGGAATGGAAAAACCCTTTTTTCACCTCAAAATCTTGA
- a CDS encoding thiamine pyrophosphate-dependent dehydrogenase E1 component subunit alpha encodes MSVPVDKIKWMYETMVKIRYYEETMVSAYAEGKQPVFNIGAGPVPGEMHLAAGQEPAAVGICAHLHEEDTVTAPHRPHHNAIAKGVDLKRMTAEMFGKVTGLGKGKGGHMHLFDPKAKFSCGGIIAAGLPHAAGAALAAKMKGKDWVAVAFIGEGAANAGAFHETLNLAALWKLPLVVVIEDNSYGISVPKTASTAVATNDQRAAAYGIPGYCVKENDPIEMYRVSGEAVERARRGEGPSIIEIETYRFLGHFQGDPEVYRDPQEVPGLRQKDPIERVKDVLLEQYNLSPEEIEQLEQRARKEVDEAYAFARESAYPEPQAALEDLFAV; translated from the coding sequence ATGTCGGTACCTGTCGACAAAATCAAATGGATGTATGAAACAATGGTCAAAATCCGTTATTACGAGGAGACGATGGTGTCGGCGTATGCGGAAGGAAAACAACCGGTTTTCAACATTGGGGCCGGCCCTGTACCAGGGGAAATGCATCTGGCTGCCGGACAGGAACCTGCCGCTGTCGGGATTTGTGCGCACTTACATGAGGAAGATACGGTGACTGCCCCTCATCGCCCTCACCATAACGCAATTGCCAAAGGGGTTGACCTGAAGCGGATGACCGCCGAAATGTTCGGAAAAGTAACGGGTCTTGGCAAAGGGAAGGGTGGGCATATGCATCTCTTTGATCCAAAAGCAAAATTTTCCTGCGGCGGAATTATTGCGGCGGGGCTGCCGCATGCGGCAGGGGCCGCTCTGGCAGCCAAAATGAAAGGGAAAGATTGGGTGGCAGTGGCGTTTATCGGTGAAGGTGCCGCCAATGCGGGCGCATTTCACGAAACCCTGAACCTGGCGGCACTTTGGAAACTCCCGCTGGTCGTGGTGATTGAGGATAACTCTTACGGGATTTCCGTTCCCAAAACGGCGTCAACCGCAGTGGCGACAAATGACCAACGGGCCGCGGCGTACGGGATCCCGGGGTATTGCGTGAAAGAGAATGACCCGATCGAAATGTACCGTGTGTCGGGCGAAGCGGTGGAAAGAGCCCGCAGAGGGGAAGGACCGTCCATCATCGAGATCGAAACGTACCGTTTCCTGGGGCATTTCCAGGGAGATCCGGAAGTATACCGCGACCCGCAAGAAGTGCCTGGCTTGCGACAAAAAGACCCGATCGAACGGGTAAAGGATGTGCTGTTGGAACAATACAATCTGTCTCCGGAAGAGATTGAGCAATTGGAACAACGGGCACGCAAGGAAGTGGATGAAGCTTATGCGTTTGCGCGGGAAAGCGCGTATCCGGAGCCGCAAGCCGCTTTGGAAGATCTGTTTGCCGTTTAG
- a CDS encoding aldehyde dehydrogenase family protein: MYIAGRWVESEQGNTRQIVNPATGEVIAVVAEGGVADVQRAIREARRVFDETDWPEIPPVERARLLNALADRLEQRAEEFAILETLNCGKPLRESRFDVNDAVNCFRYYAGLINKPLGQTYQVADPMVTMVVREPIGVCGQIVPWNYPLLMAAWKLAPCLAAANTTVFKPAEVTPLTAIKLFEIIEEVGFPPGVANLVLGSGPVVGHELVDSDLVDKVAFTGGTATGRSIMQTASRNLKKISLELGGKSPNIIFADADFDTAVEFAMFGIFANQGQVCSAGSRLLVEDSIHDRFVEALVEFSKKIRVGNGMNEQTEMGPLITPAHLQKVLSYIELGKQEGADLVLGGNRITTGDYAKGNFVEPTIFINTTPEMRIVQEEIFGPVLVVQRFRDEEEAIRLANSTVYGLAGGVFTQDGAKAMRVIKRLRAGITWINTYHPTYNEAPWGGYKQSGIGRELGTFGYEAYTEVKQINVNLKVEPLGWYNND; encoded by the coding sequence ATGTATATCGCCGGCAGATGGGTAGAGTCAGAGCAAGGAAACACTCGCCAGATAGTCAATCCTGCCACCGGAGAAGTTATCGCTGTTGTGGCAGAGGGAGGAGTAGCAGATGTACAGCGGGCGATTCGTGAGGCGAGACGAGTGTTTGATGAAACCGATTGGCCGGAGATACCTCCTGTTGAACGAGCCCGTCTTCTGAACGCATTGGCTGATCGCTTGGAACAGCGAGCGGAAGAGTTCGCAATATTGGAAACGCTAAATTGTGGAAAACCGCTGAGGGAAAGCCGCTTCGACGTAAATGACGCCGTAAACTGTTTCCGCTATTATGCTGGATTGATCAACAAGCCGCTTGGTCAAACCTATCAGGTGGCAGATCCAATGGTGACGATGGTCGTTCGGGAACCGATTGGGGTCTGCGGTCAAATTGTGCCATGGAACTATCCTTTACTTATGGCGGCGTGGAAGCTCGCTCCCTGTTTAGCCGCAGCCAATACCACAGTTTTCAAACCGGCAGAAGTGACACCGCTTACAGCGATCAAACTCTTTGAAATCATCGAAGAAGTCGGCTTCCCACCGGGTGTCGCCAACCTTGTCCTCGGGTCTGGACCGGTCGTAGGTCACGAACTGGTGGATAGTGATCTGGTCGATAAGGTGGCCTTCACCGGGGGGACTGCGACGGGTAGAAGTATCATGCAGACAGCAAGCCGGAATTTGAAAAAGATTTCGCTCGAGCTCGGCGGCAAGTCGCCTAATATTATCTTTGCCGATGCGGACTTCGATACGGCCGTAGAGTTCGCCATGTTCGGAATTTTCGCCAACCAGGGGCAGGTATGCTCGGCCGGTTCTCGACTGCTGGTGGAAGATTCGATCCATGACCGATTCGTCGAGGCACTCGTGGAGTTCAGCAAAAAGATTAGAGTAGGGAACGGGATGAATGAACAAACGGAAATGGGACCGCTGATCACTCCCGCTCACCTGCAGAAGGTCTTGAGTTACATTGAGCTTGGGAAACAGGAGGGCGCTGATCTAGTGTTAGGTGGCAACCGTATCACAACTGGAGATTATGCAAAAGGCAATTTTGTGGAACCAACCATTTTCATCAACACAACTCCCGAGATGCGCATCGTACAGGAGGAAATTTTTGGACCAGTCCTTGTCGTTCAGCGCTTCCGTGACGAGGAAGAAGCGATTCGCCTTGCAAACAGCACAGTTTATGGTCTCGCGGGTGGAGTTTTTACACAGGACGGAGCGAAGGCGATGCGTGTAATAAAAAGACTACGTGCCGGCATCACATGGATCAATACGTATCACCCAACATACAATGAAGCTCCATGGGGCGGCTATAAGCAAAGTGGCATCGGCCGGGAACTCGGGACATTTGGCTATGAAGCATACACTGAAGTAAAACAAATCAACGTCAATTTAAAAGTTGAGCCGCTAGGCTGGTATAATAATGATTAG
- a CDS encoding alpha-ketoacid dehydrogenase subunit beta, whose amino-acid sequence MATVAKRMLTGNKAMAEAIALEMERDPSVFVMGEDVGQYGGIFGSTEGLFKKFGPERVLDTPISETAFIGAAIGAAAEGMRPIVELMFVDFFGVCMDQIYNHMAKIPYMSGGNVRLPMVLMTAVGGGYNDAAQHSQTLYATFAHMPGMKVVAPSTPYDLKGMMISAIRDDNPVVFMFHKSLQGLGWMDQIDASVGEVPVEAYTVPLGKAKVVREGSDVTIVGIQMTTHYALEAAEKLAEEGIEAEVIDLRSLVPLDKETILQSIKKTHRLVVVDEDYRSYGMTAEVAAVVAEEALYDLESPIRRLAVPDVP is encoded by the coding sequence ATGGCGACAGTTGCAAAACGTATGTTGACGGGCAATAAAGCGATGGCGGAAGCGATCGCACTGGAAATGGAAAGGGATCCGAGCGTGTTCGTAATGGGTGAGGATGTCGGACAGTACGGCGGCATCTTCGGTTCCACGGAAGGGTTGTTTAAAAAATTTGGTCCGGAGCGGGTGTTGGACACCCCAATTTCAGAAACGGCTTTTATTGGAGCCGCAATCGGGGCGGCCGCCGAGGGAATGCGTCCGATTGTCGAGTTGATGTTTGTCGATTTCTTTGGGGTGTGCATGGATCAAATCTATAATCATATGGCCAAAATCCCCTATATGTCCGGTGGAAACGTCAGGTTGCCGATGGTGTTGATGACAGCAGTCGGCGGCGGTTATAACGATGCAGCCCAGCATTCGCAGACTTTGTACGCCACGTTTGCCCATATGCCGGGGATGAAAGTGGTTGCGCCTTCTACTCCCTACGATTTGAAGGGAATGATGATTTCCGCCATCCGCGACGACAATCCGGTTGTCTTTATGTTCCACAAATCGCTTCAGGGCCTGGGATGGATGGACCAAATCGACGCCTCAGTCGGTGAGGTGCCGGTAGAAGCATACACCGTTCCCCTCGGAAAAGCAAAAGTCGTTCGCGAAGGAAGCGATGTAACGATTGTCGGAATTCAAATGACCACCCATTATGCGTTGGAAGCTGCCGAAAAGCTGGCGGAAGAGGGAATCGAGGCGGAAGTGATCGATCTGCGTTCTCTGGTTCCGCTAGACAAAGAAACGATCCTGCAGTCTATAAAGAAAACCCACCGTTTGGTGGTGGTTGACGAAGACTACCGTTCTTACGGCATGACGGCCGAGGTGGCCGCGGTGGTGGCGGAAGAGGCGTTGTATGACCTGGAGTCGCCCATTCGCCGGTTGGCCGTGCCGGACGTGCCGAT
- a CDS encoding DUF3388 domain-containing protein, translating to MEEWFLEYHIHKNRPGLLGDIASLLGMLSINIVTIGGAEGINRILLRTDDTQKISILRSMLRTIENITVTALRQPTLPDRLALRHGRFIRSESEHNKTYRFSRDELGILIDFLGELLKREGNQVIGVKGMPKVGKTEAIIAACVYSSKRWTFISSTMIRQSARTRLYPVEREPDNIVFLLDGSMTARASEDHHRVVKEVMDMDVPKVIENPDMFIQQGDYTLDIFDRIIELYSTGETFTEG from the coding sequence ATGGAAGAATGGTTCTTGGAATATCATATCCACAAAAATCGTCCCGGTTTGTTGGGGGATATCGCATCTCTTTTGGGTATGCTTTCGATAAATATAGTCACCATAGGCGGCGCTGAAGGTATCAATCGCATCTTGCTTCGTACGGATGATACGCAAAAAATTTCGATTTTACGTTCCATGCTCCGAACTATCGAAAATATAACCGTTACTGCGTTGAGGCAACCAACACTGCCGGATCGTTTGGCTCTTCGTCATGGGCGCTTTATCCGGAGTGAGTCCGAACATAACAAAACCTATCGGTTTTCACGGGACGAATTGGGGATTCTGATCGATTTTTTGGGGGAACTTTTGAAAAGAGAAGGAAACCAGGTCATTGGCGTCAAGGGGATGCCGAAGGTGGGCAAAACGGAAGCCATCATAGCGGCATGCGTTTACTCAAGCAAACGATGGACTTTCATCTCCTCCACCATGATCCGGCAAAGTGCCCGGACCCGCCTTTATCCTGTGGAACGTGAACCTGACAATATTGTTTTCCTGTTGGACGGTTCGATGACTGCTCGCGCAAGTGAAGATCACCACCGAGTCGTTAAAGAAGTCATGGACATGGACGTTCCGAAAGTGATTGAGAATCCGGATATGTTTATTCAACAAGGGGACTATACGTTGGATATTTTTGACCGGATTATCGAGCTTTACAGTACGGGCGAAACCTTCACCGAAGGTTAG
- a CDS encoding sigma-54-dependent Fis family transcriptional regulator has translation MRNKEQLKAMWEKFVSNRQLDPDLDELVRQSWLRSVAFGVDPFQPVGRKARIQTSFPEYLQRKRGLLETALPLMESLYKIVRGSGFLVILCCESGFLLKVIGDRDTLREAERIHFVEGADWSEEAVGTNAIGTCLKLDRPIQIYAAEHFSEICHAWTCSAAPVHSPDGRIIGVLNMSGPFEKVHPHTLGMVVSAVEAIENHLSVIEKSRKNEIMQSYLEATVNTLTEGVVIAAKDGKIIRTNDTLSRIVKLKPEQMEGQRIDQVFDNRVMSQITSNAVTLTHREIRLRIAANGETVPVLMNVKPIKNPDGESMGALITLQEIEKVRQFVYDMTGSRAKITFDDIVGQSAVFLDCVNEARLAARTDSNVLLTGESGTGKDLFAQAIHNASIRRGKPFLAINCGAIPRDLLGSELFGFVEEAFTGAKKGGNAGKFELADGGTLFLDEIGEMSLEMQVLLLRVLQNKEVMRIGGYKAIPVDVRIIASTNKNLEEEVRKGTFREDLFYRLNVIPIKIPGLRKRKEDIPLLVYSFTEKLNQRLQKRIRSVSSELLDILSRYDWPGNVRELQNVLERTIIRADGEELLPEFLPIELRLNPRVIELANQLPFKEEIKKQALIRSIHESKGNYKQAARQLGIARSTLYRLLKKYNLK, from the coding sequence GTGCGGAACAAGGAACAACTCAAAGCCATGTGGGAAAAGTTTGTTTCGAACCGCCAATTGGACCCGGATCTTGATGAGTTGGTCAGACAGTCGTGGCTCCGGTCTGTTGCCTTTGGAGTTGATCCGTTTCAACCGGTCGGCAGGAAAGCGCGGATCCAAACTTCATTTCCCGAGTATCTGCAGAGGAAACGTGGATTGCTGGAGACGGCCCTGCCATTGATGGAGAGCCTGTACAAGATCGTGAGAGGATCGGGTTTTCTTGTAATTCTCTGTTGTGAAAGCGGTTTCTTGTTAAAGGTGATTGGGGACAGGGACACTTTGCGGGAGGCGGAGAGGATTCATTTTGTCGAAGGAGCCGACTGGAGCGAGGAAGCTGTCGGGACGAACGCGATTGGCACCTGTCTGAAACTGGACAGGCCGATCCAAATTTATGCAGCGGAACATTTCTCGGAAATCTGCCACGCCTGGACCTGTTCGGCAGCTCCCGTACATAGCCCCGACGGACGAATCATTGGAGTTCTGAATATGTCGGGACCGTTTGAAAAAGTTCATCCCCACACTCTAGGCATGGTTGTGTCAGCAGTCGAGGCTATCGAAAATCATTTGAGCGTCATCGAGAAATCCCGAAAAAACGAAATTATGCAAAGTTATCTTGAGGCAACCGTCAACACATTGACGGAAGGGGTAGTAATCGCGGCGAAAGACGGGAAGATCATCCGGACGAACGATACCCTCTCCCGGATTGTCAAATTAAAGCCTGAACAGATGGAGGGGCAGCGGATTGATCAGGTATTCGACAACCGGGTAATGAGCCAGATCACCTCGAATGCCGTAACCTTGACTCATCGGGAAATCCGTTTGCGGATTGCGGCAAACGGGGAAACCGTTCCCGTTTTGATGAACGTAAAGCCGATAAAAAATCCGGACGGCGAATCGATGGGGGCCTTGATTACGCTTCAGGAGATTGAAAAAGTCCGGCAGTTTGTTTATGACATGACAGGGAGCCGGGCCAAAATCACGTTTGATGACATTGTCGGACAAAGCGCCGTTTTCCTGGATTGTGTCAATGAGGCCAGACTGGCCGCCCGCACCGATTCGAACGTTTTATTGACAGGTGAAAGCGGTACAGGAAAAGATTTGTTTGCCCAGGCGATCCACAATGCGAGCATACGTCGCGGGAAACCTTTTTTGGCCATCAATTGCGGCGCGATTCCCAGGGATTTACTGGGCAGTGAGCTGTTCGGTTTTGTGGAAGAAGCTTTTACCGGCGCCAAAAAAGGAGGAAACGCCGGAAAATTCGAACTGGCAGACGGAGGAACCTTGTTCCTTGATGAAATCGGCGAAATGTCGTTGGAGATGCAGGTTTTGTTGCTACGGGTGTTGCAAAACAAGGAAGTGATGCGGATTGGCGGTTACAAGGCGATACCGGTTGATGTAAGGATTATTGCTTCCACAAACAAAAATCTGGAAGAGGAAGTCCGTAAGGGAACATTTCGGGAAGATCTGTTTTACCGGTTGAATGTAATACCGATCAAAATTCCGGGTTTGCGCAAAAGGAAAGAAGACATTCCGCTGCTGGTCTACAGTTTCACGGAAAAATTAAACCAGCGATTGCAAAAGAGAATACGTTCCGTTTCTTCCGAACTGCTGGATATTCTGTCGCGGTATGATTGGCCGGGAAATGTCCGGGAATTGCAAAACGTATTGGAACGAACCATAATTCGGGCGGACGGGGAAGAGTTATTGCCTGAATTTCTGCCGATCGAGTTAAGACTGAATCCCCGGGTGATAGAGTTGGCAAATCAGTTGCCGTTCAAAGAAGAAATCAAAAAACAGGCATTAATCCGCTCTATACACGAGAGCAAAGGCAATTACAAACAGGCGGCCCGGCAATTGGGGATTGCCCGCAGCACCCTCTATCGATTATTGAAAAAATATAACCTGAAATGA
- a CDS encoding aldehyde dehydrogenase family protein, with protein sequence MKKHLYVNGKWKEAHNYLPLTAPYTGELIAEVAQADNQDVEEAILAAQAATRIMSSMPASERSAILERVADLIFHRQEQLVQLLSLEAAKPLKTARREIARTIQTYKFAAEEAKRIHGETVPLDAAPGGEGRFAFTVRKPIGVVGAITPFNFPFNLVAHKVGPAIAAGNTVVLKPAGQTPLSALVLAEIFEEAKLPAGALNVIPGRGSVVGEMLVHDPRVAAITFTGSPEVGIAIKNKAGLKRVTLELGGNSAVIIDKDVEISQELIDRCVWGAFMFSGQVCISIQRIYVHESLFGSFLTAFRNAAERLVVGDPFEETTDLSAMISANEVERIDSWVSEAVSQGAVAETGGKPLSSRLYPPTIL encoded by the coding sequence ATGAAAAAACATCTCTATGTTAACGGAAAATGGAAAGAAGCGCATAACTATCTTCCTCTTACCGCTCCCTATACGGGTGAATTGATTGCCGAGGTTGCTCAAGCCGATAACCAGGATGTAGAGGAGGCGATCCTAGCTGCACAAGCCGCAACCCGGATTATGAGCAGCATGCCTGCAAGTGAACGATCTGCAATTTTGGAGAGGGTGGCGGATCTGATTTTTCACCGCCAGGAGCAATTGGTGCAGCTGCTTTCGCTGGAAGCAGCCAAACCGTTGAAAACAGCCAGAAGAGAAATCGCGAGAACCATTCAGACCTATAAGTTCGCGGCAGAGGAAGCGAAACGAATTCACGGAGAGACTGTTCCGCTTGATGCCGCACCAGGGGGAGAAGGACGGTTCGCGTTTACCGTGAGAAAGCCGATTGGCGTTGTCGGAGCGATCACACCCTTTAACTTCCCGTTCAATCTGGTGGCCCACAAAGTAGGTCCGGCGATTGCAGCGGGTAATACGGTCGTTTTAAAACCAGCCGGCCAAACACCTCTCAGCGCCCTGGTGCTGGCCGAGATCTTTGAAGAAGCCAAACTCCCCGCAGGAGCTCTCAATGTCATCCCTGGTAGAGGTTCTGTAGTCGGGGAAATGCTCGTTCACGATCCCCGTGTTGCAGCAATTACCTTTACTGGCAGTCCGGAAGTGGGCATCGCAATCAAAAATAAAGCGGGTTTGAAACGCGTTACGCTTGAACTGGGAGGTAACTCGGCTGTTATCATCGACAAAGACGTGGAAATCTCCCAAGAGTTGATCGACCGATGTGTATGGGGAGCGTTTATGTTCAGCGGCCAAGTGTGCATTTCGATTCAACGCATCTATGTTCATGAAAGCCTGTTTGGGTCATTTTTAACAGCTTTTCGGAATGCAGCGGAACGATTGGTTGTGGGAGATCCATTTGAGGAGACTACCGATTTGTCGGCTATGATCTCAGCAAATGAAGTGGAAAGGATCGACAGTTGGGTATCCGAAGCTGTTTCACAAGGAGCTGTAGCCGAAACTGGGGGAAAGCCATTGTCATCCCGCTTGTACCCCCCGACCATCTTA
- a CDS encoding dihydrolipoamide acetyltransferase family protein has product MAETIEVKLPETTADVNESLVVFWHHSEGEWVEQGTVLVEVQTEKAVFEVEAPASGKLSKIVVKRGEVAAVGDVLAHIEPASQDSGTLPSQDGKLTENELAKRQVASAIAEKQVQVSPRIRRLARELGVELSAVTGTGPHGRLTEDDIRKAAEQMKSGGRILQSTSIRKTIAKRMTESLRQSAQLTETSWADVTRLASFRKQSAPSVSWNSWILRATVLALMQHPYMNSVWDEDGLRTFEHVHLGIAVDTEEGLLVPVIHNAQQLSLQQLQDTFDLMIHQVRERNLADLKLTGSTFTVTNLGGYGIQFFTPILNPPESAILGVGQIEQQVVLREGNLEQRERLPLSLTFDHRGIDGAPAARFLQTVVKLLENPEQLL; this is encoded by the coding sequence GTGGCAGAAACGATTGAAGTCAAATTGCCGGAAACGACAGCAGATGTAAATGAAAGTCTGGTCGTTTTTTGGCACCACTCGGAAGGGGAGTGGGTGGAACAGGGAACGGTGCTGGTCGAGGTCCAAACGGAAAAGGCTGTGTTCGAGGTGGAGGCTCCGGCCAGCGGCAAGCTGAGCAAGATTGTGGTGAAGAGGGGGGAAGTGGCCGCTGTCGGAGATGTATTGGCTCATATTGAACCGGCAAGCCAAGATTCCGGAACCCTCCCCTCGCAGGATGGGAAATTGACAGAGAATGAGCTGGCCAAACGGCAAGTCGCTTCCGCCATTGCAGAGAAACAGGTTCAGGTATCTCCGAGAATTCGCCGGCTTGCCAGGGAACTTGGCGTCGAACTGTCGGCAGTAACCGGCACCGGTCCCCACGGACGATTAACGGAAGATGACATCCGAAAAGCGGCTGAACAAATGAAATCAGGTGGCCGGATTCTGCAATCCACTTCAATTCGCAAGACGATTGCCAAACGAATGACTGAAAGTTTGCGGCAGTCCGCCCAATTAACCGAGACCTCCTGGGCCGATGTCACCCGTTTGGCGAGCTTCAGAAAACAATCGGCTCCTTCTGTCAGCTGGAACAGTTGGATTTTGCGTGCGACGGTTCTTGCGCTGATGCAGCACCCTTATATGAACTCCGTTTGGGATGAAGACGGACTTCGCACGTTCGAACATGTACATTTGGGAATTGCTGTCGATACAGAAGAAGGGTTGTTGGTTCCTGTCATTCACAATGCACAGCAATTGTCGTTACAACAGTTGCAAGATACGTTTGACCTGATGATCCATCAGGTGCGGGAAAGAAATTTGGCCGATCTTAAACTGACCGGCAGCACTTTTACAGTGACCAACTTGGGGGGATATGGAATCCAATTTTTCACTCCCATTCTGAATCCGCCTGAATCCGCGATCCTGGGAGTCGGCCAGATTGAACAGCAAGTTGTTTTGAGAGAAGGCAACTTGGAGCAAAGGGAAAGATTGCCGCTCAGCTTGACATTTGATCACCGCGGAATCGACGGGGCACCGGCTGCCAGATTTCTGCAAACGGTCGTGAAATTGCTGGAGAACCCGGAGCAATTGCTGTAA
- a CDS encoding GNAT family acetyltransferase, with protein sequence MEYRRITSIEDPLFKKMHQLMQDVFPPEEVLEFDLWKEPLEDPGIRVFVAVHEGNVVGATEYRYYEDFNVAMTDFTIIGQAGLGIGRFLAQKRLKDLNSLAEANEKRLFGMFAEIYDPYRVEHYEFGGVKPMDPYVRREVLSHLGYKRLDFPYVHPSWNNDGEAVTGLDLCFLPMDDSLDELKTDLIVKFLRRYYSVLSNKPKSWYEMVENLEAKDSVALLPI encoded by the coding sequence ATGGAATATCGCAGAATTACGAGTATTGAAGATCCTTTGTTTAAAAAAATGCACCAATTGATGCAAGACGTATTCCCTCCCGAAGAAGTATTGGAATTCGATCTTTGGAAAGAGCCTCTGGAAGATCCGGGAATTCGTGTGTTTGTTGCCGTTCACGAAGGGAATGTTGTAGGCGCGACGGAGTACCGCTATTATGAAGATTTTAATGTGGCAATGACAGATTTTACGATCATTGGCCAAGCCGGACTCGGTATCGGTCGGTTTTTGGCGCAAAAGAGGTTGAAGGATTTGAACTCCTTGGCCGAGGCAAACGAAAAGAGGTTATTTGGTATGTTTGCCGAAATTTATGATCCTTATCGGGTAGAGCATTATGAATTTGGCGGGGTGAAGCCCATGGATCCGTATGTTCGTCGTGAGGTATTGTCTCACCTTGGTTATAAGCGCCTCGATTTCCCTTATGTTCACCCATCCTGGAACAATGATGGAGAGGCCGTAACGGGACTCGATCTTTGTTTTCTTCCCATGGACGATAGCTTGGATGAACTTAAAACAGATCTTATTGTGAAGTTCTTGAGACGTTATTATTCGGTCTTATCAAACAAACCGAAGTCGTGGTATGAAATGGTTGAAAATCTGGAAGCGAAAGATTCGGTAGCGTTATTGCCTATTTAA
- a CDS encoding aldehyde dehydrogenase family protein translates to TNVSKQLPVSCQEVFGPVVIVTPFVDLNKAIEAVNDSRYGLQAGVYTNDLRAAMRAAEQLHVGGVMINDIPTFRVDNMPYGGVKESGFGREGVKFAVEEMTDLKLICIKR, encoded by the coding sequence ACCAATGTGTCCAAACAATTGCCCGTATCGTGCCAAGAAGTTTTTGGACCGGTGGTAATCGTTACGCCTTTCGTTGATTTAAATAAAGCGATTGAGGCGGTGAACGATTCCCGGTACGGTCTTCAGGCGGGTGTGTACACCAACGATCTCCGTGCGGCTATGCGTGCGGCGGAACAACTTCATGTTGGTGGAGTGATGATAAACGACATTCCAACCTTCCGCGTCGACAACATGCCCTATGGTGGCGTAAAGGAGAGTGGATTTGGCAGGGAAGGGGTCAAGTTTGCAGTGGAAGAAATGACGGATTTGAAGCTGATTTGTATCAAGCGCTAG